A window of the Kosakonia radicincitans DSM 16656 genome harbors these coding sequences:
- a CDS encoding KpsF/GutQ family sugar-phosphate isomerase, with protein sequence MSSSWQQACAAWQIYSEEMAALNRHLNQTQWQALMAELRGCRGKIAVTGVGTSGIAARKIAHMLACVERPAMYLNATDAAHGDLGFLDANDVVIMLSRGGNSDELTRLLPGLAAKGVALISVTENPDSAIAQASRLVISTGVRREIDPLNMLATTSIVLALAIFDAACACLMSESGYSKETLLAVHPGGDVGLTLSKKAP encoded by the coding sequence ATGAGCAGTAGCTGGCAGCAGGCCTGCGCCGCGTGGCAAATCTACAGCGAAGAGATGGCGGCGCTGAACCGCCACCTTAACCAAACACAGTGGCAGGCGCTGATGGCGGAACTGCGCGGTTGTCGCGGCAAAATTGCGGTAACGGGCGTTGGCACTTCTGGCATTGCGGCCCGTAAAATCGCCCATATGCTGGCCTGCGTTGAGCGTCCGGCGATGTATCTCAATGCCACCGATGCTGCGCACGGCGATTTGGGTTTTCTTGATGCCAATGATGTGGTGATTATGCTGTCGCGCGGCGGGAATTCCGATGAGCTGACGCGGCTGCTGCCGGGGCTGGCGGCGAAAGGCGTGGCGCTTATCAGTGTCACGGAAAACCCGGATTCAGCGATAGCACAGGCCTCACGGCTGGTGATTTCAACCGGCGTTCGCCGCGAGATCGATCCGCTGAACATGCTGGCAACCACCTCGATTGTGCTGGCGCTGGCGATATTCGATGCCGCCTGCGCATGTCTGATGAGCGAAAGCGGTTATTCGAAGGAAACATTACTTGCCGTGCATCCCGGCGGCGATGTCGGATTAACGTTAAGCAAAAAAGCGCCGTAA
- a CDS encoding ABC transporter permease, protein MKSIARLFPGDAIIRLQCVIIIVVAVVFSALLGSRFFSVANFQSIGSQLPILGMLALGMGITMLTGGINLSIIAGANACSLVMAAVIVTHPDNPLFLALALLAGLLVAVAIGALNGALVAWVGVSPILATLGTMTLISGLNILFSNGTVISGFPAAIQFLGNATLLGIPVALLLFIVVALLLWVLLEHTTLGRSLYLVGSNEQATRFSGVNTVRVQISVYVISSLLGWVAAILMMAKFNSAKAGYGESYLLVTILASVLGGINPDGGFGRVLGLVLALVVLQMLESGFNLLGISSYLTMALWGAVLILFIALQNRKA, encoded by the coding sequence ATGAAATCAATCGCCAGACTCTTCCCCGGTGATGCCATCATCCGTTTGCAATGCGTGATTATCATCGTTGTCGCGGTGGTCTTTTCTGCGCTGCTCGGCAGTCGCTTTTTCAGCGTCGCCAACTTCCAGTCCATCGGCTCGCAGCTACCGATCCTTGGCATGCTGGCGCTGGGCATGGGCATTACCATGCTGACTGGCGGCATCAACCTGTCGATTATTGCCGGTGCGAATGCCTGTTCGCTGGTGATGGCTGCGGTAATTGTCACTCATCCCGACAATCCACTGTTTCTCGCGCTGGCGCTGCTGGCGGGTTTGCTGGTGGCCGTGGCGATTGGCGCACTGAATGGCGCGCTGGTGGCGTGGGTCGGCGTTTCGCCCATTCTTGCCACGCTTGGCACCATGACGCTGATTTCCGGCCTTAACATTTTGTTCTCCAACGGCACGGTCATTTCCGGCTTTCCGGCTGCGATCCAGTTTCTCGGCAATGCCACGCTGCTCGGTATTCCGGTGGCGCTGTTGCTGTTTATTGTGGTGGCGCTGCTGCTGTGGGTATTGCTGGAACATACTACGCTTGGCCGCAGCCTTTATCTGGTGGGATCGAACGAACAGGCGACGCGTTTTAGCGGCGTGAACACCGTGCGGGTGCAGATTTCCGTTTATGTCATCTCGTCATTGTTGGGTTGGGTGGCCGCCATTCTGATGATGGCGAAATTCAACTCCGCGAAAGCAGGCTACGGCGAATCTTATCTTCTGGTGACCATTCTGGCGTCGGTGCTGGGTGGGATTAACCCGGACGGCGGCTTCGGGCGCGTGCTGGGGTTAGTGCTGGCGCTGGTGGTGCTGCAAATGCTGGAGAGCGGCTTTAACTTATTGGGCATCAGCAGTTATCTGACGATGGCGCTCTGGGGCGCGGTGCTGATCCTCTTTATCGCATTACAAAATCGTAAAGCCTGA
- a CDS encoding ABC transporter permease, protein MRNASLSRLVGQHEFWLGLLVIALAVGLSVRTDEFLSLGNLTDVATSYAILGILACGLFVVLISGGIDISFPAMTAIAQYAMASWVIAHGGNFALALALAMAVGLLLGLVNGFLVYWLRVPAIIITIATLNVYYGLLVYATKGTWLYGFPDWFMNGINWFSFTAADGYDYGLTLPLLCLGLVIIVTAVLMNYTRLGRQIYAMGGNRDAASRLGLNLLKLHFYVYGYMGILAGVAAVVQAQITQSVAPNSLIGFELTVLAAVVLGGTSMSGGRGTLTGTLLGVVLLAFLQNGLTLLGVSSYWHMVFSGAIILVSISATAWNEKRKLAREL, encoded by the coding sequence ATGCGTAATGCATCCCTTTCCCGCCTTGTCGGGCAACATGAATTCTGGCTTGGTCTGCTGGTGATTGCGCTGGCTGTAGGGCTGAGTGTGCGTACCGATGAATTTTTATCACTGGGTAACCTGACGGATGTGGCGACCAGCTACGCCATTCTCGGCATCCTGGCCTGTGGCTTATTTGTGGTGCTGATCTCCGGCGGGATCGATATCTCGTTTCCGGCAATGACGGCGATTGCGCAGTATGCGATGGCCAGTTGGGTGATCGCCCACGGCGGCAACTTCGCGCTGGCGCTGGCATTAGCCATGGCCGTCGGGCTACTGCTCGGTTTAGTGAACGGCTTTCTGGTCTACTGGCTGCGCGTCCCGGCGATCATCATCACCATCGCCACGCTGAACGTCTATTACGGGCTGCTGGTTTACGCCACCAAAGGCACCTGGCTGTATGGCTTCCCGGACTGGTTTATGAACGGCATTAACTGGTTCTCTTTTACCGCGGCGGATGGTTATGACTATGGCCTGACGTTGCCGCTGCTGTGCCTGGGCCTGGTGATCATTGTCACTGCCGTGCTGATGAATTACACCCGGCTGGGCCGCCAGATTTATGCGATGGGCGGCAACCGCGATGCGGCGTCGCGCCTCGGTCTTAATCTGCTGAAACTGCACTTTTATGTCTACGGCTATATGGGCATTCTGGCCGGTGTGGCAGCTGTGGTACAGGCGCAGATCACCCAATCCGTCGCCCCGAACTCATTGATCGGTTTTGAGTTGACGGTGCTGGCGGCGGTGGTGCTTGGCGGCACCAGTATGTCCGGCGGACGGGGTACGCTCACCGGCACACTACTGGGGGTGGTTCTGCTGGCCTTCCTGCAAAATGGTTTAACGCTGCTCGGCGTCTCCTCCTACTGGCACATGGTCTTTAGCGGCGCGATTATTCTCGTCAGCATCAGCGCGACCGCGTGGAATGAAAAACGCAAACTCGCAAGGGAGCTTTAA
- the putP gene encoding sodium/proline symporter PutP, with the protein MAMSTPMLVTFLVYIFGMILIGFFAWRSTKNFDDYILGGRRLGPLVTALSAGASDMSGWLLMGLPGAIFISGISESWIAIGLTLGAWVNWKLVAGRLRVHTEVNNNALTLPDYFTGRFEDKSRLLRIISAVVILVFFTIYCASGIVAGARLFESTFGMSYESALWAGAAATIIYTFIGGFLAISWTDTVQASLMIFALILTPVIVIITVGGFSDSLEVIKQKSIENVDMLKGLNFVAILSLMGWGLGYFGQPHILARFMAADSHHTIVHARRISMIWMILCLAGAVAVGFFGIAWFNNNPSLAGAVNQNAERVFIELAQLLFNPWIAGVLLSAILAAVMSTLSCQLLVCSSAITEDFYKAFLRKSASQTELVWVGRAMVLLVAVIAIALAANPENRVLGLVSYAWAGFGAAFGPVVLFSVMWSRMTRNGALAGMIIGAVTVIIWKHYGWLDLYEIIPGFVFGSLGIVVFSLLGKAPSAAMQQRFAEADAHYHSAPPSRLQAE; encoded by the coding sequence ATGGCAATGAGCACACCGATGCTGGTGACCTTTCTTGTTTATATCTTTGGCATGATATTGATCGGGTTTTTCGCCTGGCGTTCGACGAAGAATTTTGACGATTATATTCTCGGCGGTCGCAGACTGGGGCCGCTGGTCACCGCGCTTTCCGCCGGGGCGTCCGATATGAGCGGCTGGCTGCTGATGGGGCTGCCAGGCGCGATTTTTATCTCCGGGATTTCGGAAAGCTGGATCGCCATTGGCCTGACGCTGGGGGCGTGGGTCAACTGGAAACTGGTGGCCGGGCGTCTGCGCGTGCACACCGAAGTGAACAATAATGCGCTGACGTTACCGGATTATTTCACCGGTCGCTTTGAAGATAAAAGCCGTCTGCTGCGCATTATCTCCGCCGTGGTGATCCTTGTCTTCTTCACCATTTATTGTGCTTCCGGCATTGTGGCGGGCGCACGTCTGTTCGAAAGCACCTTCGGCATGAGCTACGAAAGCGCGCTCTGGGCCGGCGCGGCAGCCACCATTATTTACACCTTTATTGGCGGCTTCCTGGCGATTAGCTGGACCGATACGGTGCAGGCCAGCCTGATGATTTTCGCGCTGATCCTGACGCCGGTAATTGTCATTATTACGGTGGGCGGTTTCAGTGATTCGCTGGAGGTGATCAAGCAGAAAAGCATCGAAAACGTCGACATGCTGAAGGGGCTGAATTTTGTCGCCATCCTGTCTTTGATGGGCTGGGGGCTGGGGTATTTTGGTCAGCCGCATATTCTGGCGCGCTTTATGGCCGCCGATTCCCACCATACGATTGTGCATGCGCGCCGTATCAGCATGATCTGGATGATCCTCTGCCTGGCAGGCGCGGTCGCCGTGGGTTTCTTTGGCATCGCCTGGTTCAATAACAACCCGTCGCTGGCGGGCGCGGTCAATCAGAACGCCGAACGTGTGTTTATCGAGCTGGCGCAACTGTTGTTCAACCCGTGGATTGCGGGCGTGCTGCTTTCTGCCATCCTCGCCGCGGTGATGTCGACGCTGAGCTGCCAGTTGCTGGTTTGCTCCAGTGCGATTACTGAAGATTTCTACAAAGCGTTTTTGCGTAAAAGTGCCAGCCAGACTGAGCTGGTGTGGGTGGGCCGCGCAATGGTGCTGCTGGTGGCGGTAATCGCTATCGCGCTGGCGGCAAACCCGGAAAACCGCGTGCTGGGGCTGGTAAGTTACGCGTGGGCCGGTTTCGGCGCGGCGTTTGGCCCGGTGGTGCTGTTCTCGGTGATGTGGTCGCGGATGACCCGCAACGGCGCGCTGGCGGGGATGATTATTGGCGCAGTAACGGTCATTATCTGGAAACACTACGGCTGGCTGGATCTGTATGAAATCATTCCGGGCTTTGTGTTCGGCAGCCTGGGTATTGTGGTGTTCAGCCTGTTGGGCAAAGCGCCTTCTGCGGCGATGCAGCAGCGTTTTGCCGAGGCCGATGCGCATTATCATTCCGCGCCGCCGTCCCGTTTACAGGCAGAATAA
- the putA gene encoding trifunctional transcriptional regulator/proline dehydrogenase/L-glutamate gamma-semialdehyde dehydrogenase, with protein MGTTTMGVKLDDATRERIKAAAATIDRTPHWLIKQAIFNYLEKLESSEGLPELAATAGTASQDEESGVPADESHQPFLDFAEQILPQSVSRAAITGAWRWAETDAVPMLLEQARLPQPVAENAHKLAYQLAEKLRNQKTASGRAGMVQSLLQEFSLSSQEGVALMCLAEALLRIPDKATRDALIRDKISNGNWQSHIGRSPSLFVNAATWGLLFTGRLVSTHNEANLSHALNRIIGKSGEPLIRKGVDMAMRLMGEQFVTGETIAEALANARKLEEKGFRYSYDMLGEAALTAADAQAYMVSYQQAINAIGKASNGRGIYEGPGISIKLSALHPRYSRAQYDRVMEELYPRLKSLTLLARQYDIGINIDAEEADRLEISLDLLEKLCFEPELAGWNGIGFVIQAYQKRCPFVIDYLTDLATRSRRRLMIRLVKGAYWDSEIKRAQMEGLEGYPVYTRKVYTDVSYLACAKKLLAVPNLIYPQFATHNAHTLAAIYQLAGQNYYPGQYEFQCLHGMGEPLYEQVVGKIADGKLNRPCRIYAPVGTHETLLAYLVRRLLENGANTSFVNRIADTTLPLDALVADPVAEVEKLATQEGQVGLPHPKIPLPRALYGEGRINAAGLDLANEHRLASLSSSLLNSATQKWYARPMLEQVVMEGEPIAVINPAEPKDVVGYVVEARDEDVEQALNNAVNHAPIWFATPPQERAAILQRAAVLMEDQMPQLMGILVREAGKTFSNAIAEVREAVDFLRYYAGQVSADFDNETHRPLGPVVCISPWNFPLAIFTGQIAAALAAGNSVLAKPAEQTPLIAAQGVAILLEAGVPAGVLQLLPGRGETVGARLTSDARVRGVMFTGSTEVASLLQRTIATRLDAQGRPTPLIAETGGMNAMIVDSSALTEQVVVDVLASAFDSAGQRCSALRVLCLQEEIADHTLTMLRGAMAECRMGNPGRLTTDIGPVIDAEAKANIDKHIQAMQAKGRNVFQAMRENSEDAREWRTGTFVAPTLIELESFDELQKEVFGPVLHVVRYSRNQLPQLIEQINASGYGLTLGVHTRIDETIAQVTGSARVGNLYVNRNMVGAVVGVQPFGGEGLSGTGPKAGGPLYLYRLLGSRPENAVLKTLARHDATAPLDAQLKNAMAQPLEALSAWAADRPALQVLCRQFGELAQSGTQRLLAGPTGERNSWTLVPRERVLCIADNEQDALVQLAAVIACGSQLLWPDDTLHRDLAKQFPPIVSARIQFAKADALMTQAFDAVIFHGDSDQLVTLCENVAARDGAIVSVQGFARGESHILLERLWLERSLSVNTAAAGGNASLMTIG; from the coding sequence ATGGGCACCACCACGATGGGGGTCAAGCTTGATGACGCCACGCGCGAAAGGATTAAAGCCGCCGCAGCGACAATCGACCGCACGCCGCACTGGTTAATTAAACAGGCCATTTTTAATTATCTTGAGAAGCTGGAGAGCAGCGAAGGGTTACCGGAACTGGCCGCCACGGCAGGGACTGCGTCACAGGATGAAGAAAGCGGCGTACCGGCTGACGAGAGCCACCAGCCGTTCCTCGACTTTGCCGAGCAGATCCTGCCGCAGTCTGTTTCCCGCGCTGCTATTACCGGTGCCTGGCGCTGGGCGGAAACCGATGCGGTGCCGATGCTGCTGGAGCAGGCTCGTCTGCCGCAGCCAGTCGCGGAAAATGCCCATAAACTGGCTTACCAGTTAGCGGAAAAATTACGTAATCAGAAAACTGCTTCCGGCCGTGCTGGCATGGTGCAAAGCCTGTTGCAGGAGTTTTCGCTCTCCTCGCAGGAAGGTGTGGCGCTGATGTGTCTGGCAGAAGCGCTGCTGCGCATCCCGGATAAAGCCACCCGCGACGCGTTGATCCGCGACAAAATCAGCAACGGCAACTGGCAGTCGCACATTGGCCGCAGTCCGTCGCTGTTCGTCAACGCTGCCACCTGGGGCCTGCTGTTTACCGGGCGACTGGTTTCCACACACAACGAAGCGAATCTCTCGCACGCCCTGAACCGCATTATCGGGAAAAGCGGCGAGCCGCTGATCCGCAAAGGTGTGGACATGGCGATGCGCCTGATGGGCGAACAGTTCGTCACCGGCGAAACCATCGCTGAAGCGCTGGCGAATGCCCGCAAGCTGGAAGAGAAAGGCTTCCGCTACTCCTACGATATGCTGGGCGAAGCGGCGCTCACCGCTGCCGATGCGCAGGCTTATATGGTCTCCTATCAGCAGGCGATCAATGCCATCGGTAAGGCGTCCAACGGCCGCGGGATCTACGAAGGGCCGGGCATTTCGATTAAGCTTTCCGCTCTGCATCCGCGCTACAGCCGTGCGCAGTACGATCGCGTAATGGAAGAGCTCTATCCGCGCCTGAAATCCCTCACCCTGCTGGCGCGCCAGTACGATATTGGTATCAATATTGATGCCGAAGAGGCCGATCGTCTGGAAATCTCCCTCGATTTGCTGGAAAAACTCTGCTTTGAGCCAGAGTTAGCAGGCTGGAACGGTATCGGCTTTGTGATTCAGGCCTACCAGAAGCGCTGCCCGTTTGTCATTGATTACCTGACCGACCTGGCAACCCGCAGCCGCCGCCGTCTGATGATCCGCCTGGTCAAAGGCGCTTACTGGGACAGCGAAATCAAACGCGCGCAAATGGAAGGGCTGGAGGGTTATCCGGTGTATACGCGCAAGGTGTACACCGATGTCTCTTACCTCGCCTGCGCGAAAAAATTACTCGCGGTGCCAAACCTGATCTACCCGCAGTTCGCCACCCACAACGCCCATACGCTGGCGGCGATTTACCAGCTTGCCGGGCAAAACTACTACCCCGGGCAGTATGAATTCCAGTGCCTGCATGGCATGGGCGAACCGCTGTACGAGCAGGTGGTAGGGAAAATTGCCGACGGCAAACTGAACCGCCCGTGCCGCATTTATGCGCCAGTTGGGACGCATGAAACCCTGCTGGCCTACCTGGTACGGCGTCTGCTGGAAAACGGTGCCAACACCTCCTTTGTTAACCGCATTGCCGATACCACATTGCCGCTGGATGCGCTGGTGGCTGACCCGGTAGCAGAAGTGGAAAAGCTGGCTACTCAGGAAGGCCAGGTCGGTCTGCCGCATCCGAAGATCCCCCTGCCCCGCGCCCTGTATGGTGAAGGACGCATCAACGCCGCCGGTCTGGATCTGGCGAATGAACACCGGCTGGCATCGCTCTCTTCCTCGTTGCTGAACAGCGCCACGCAGAAATGGTATGCCCGTCCGATGCTGGAACAGGTGGTGATGGAAGGCGAGCCGATCGCGGTGATCAACCCGGCAGAGCCGAAAGATGTGGTGGGTTATGTGGTGGAAGCGCGTGATGAAGACGTGGAACAGGCGCTGAATAATGCCGTTAATCATGCGCCCATCTGGTTCGCCACGCCGCCGCAGGAGCGCGCCGCCATTCTGCAACGCGCCGCCGTGCTGATGGAGGATCAGATGCCGCAGTTAATGGGCATTCTGGTACGTGAGGCCGGGAAAACCTTCAGCAACGCGATTGCTGAAGTGCGTGAAGCAGTGGATTTCCTGCGCTATTACGCAGGCCAGGTTAGCGCCGATTTTGATAACGAAACTCATCGCCCGTTGGGGCCGGTGGTTTGCATCAGCCCGTGGAACTTCCCGCTGGCGATCTTTACCGGGCAGATTGCCGCTGCGCTGGCAGCAGGCAATAGCGTGCTGGCAAAACCCGCAGAACAAACCCCGCTGATCGCCGCGCAAGGCGTGGCAATTCTGCTGGAAGCGGGCGTACCCGCCGGGGTATTGCAATTACTGCCAGGGCGTGGCGAAACCGTCGGCGCACGGCTCACCTCCGATGCGCGGGTGCGCGGCGTGATGTTCACCGGCTCAACCGAAGTGGCCAGCCTGCTGCAACGCACCATCGCCACGCGGCTCGATGCGCAGGGCCGTCCGACGCCGCTCATCGCCGAAACCGGCGGTATGAACGCGATGATTGTCGATTCGTCAGCGCTTACCGAACAGGTGGTTGTCGATGTGCTGGCCTCCGCGTTCGACAGTGCCGGACAGCGCTGTTCGGCGCTACGCGTGCTGTGCCTGCAAGAAGAGATTGCCGATCACACGCTGACCATGTTACGTGGTGCAATGGCCGAATGCCGGATGGGCAATCCAGGCCGTCTGACCACCGATATCGGTCCGGTGATCGATGCCGAAGCGAAAGCGAATATCGACAAACATATTCAGGCGATGCAGGCCAAAGGGCGCAATGTATTCCAGGCAATGCGCGAAAACAGCGAAGATGCGCGGGAATGGCGTACCGGCACCTTCGTGGCGCCAACGTTGATTGAGCTGGAGAGCTTCGACGAGCTGCAAAAAGAGGTCTTCGGGCCGGTGCTGCACGTGGTGCGCTACAGCCGTAATCAGTTACCGCAGTTGATTGAGCAGATCAATGCTTCCGGCTACGGTCTGACGCTCGGCGTGCATACGCGCATTGATGAAACCATCGCCCAGGTGACCGGCAGCGCGCGCGTCGGCAACCTGTACGTTAACCGCAATATGGTTGGCGCAGTAGTTGGCGTGCAGCCGTTTGGTGGCGAAGGGTTATCCGGCACCGGGCCGAAAGCGGGCGGGCCGCTCTATCTCTATCGCCTGCTCGGTAGCCGCCCGGAAAATGCGGTACTGAAAACGCTCGCCCGTCATGATGCTACCGCGCCGCTGGATGCCCAGTTGAAAAACGCGATGGCGCAACCGCTGGAAGCGCTTAGCGCGTGGGCCGCCGATCGTCCGGCGTTACAGGTGCTGTGCCGTCAGTTTGGTGAGCTGGCGCAGAGCGGAACGCAGCGTCTGCTGGCAGGCCCGACCGGCGAGCGTAATAGCTGGACACTGGTACCGCGCGAGCGCGTGCTCTGCATTGCGGATAACGAACAGGATGCGCTGGTACAACTGGCGGCAGTAATCGCCTGCGGCAGCCAGCTGTTGTGGCCGGATGACACGCTGCATCGCGATCTGGCGAAACAGTTTCCGCCGATCGTCAGCGCACGCATCCAGTTCGCCAAAGCCGATGCGCTAATGACGCAGGCGTTTGACGCAGTGATTTTCCATGGCGATTCCGATCAACTGGTTACGCTGTGTGAAAACGTCGCCGCACGCGATGGCGCAATTGTCTCGGTGCAGGGTTTTGCTCGCGGGGAAAGCCATATCCTGCTCGAACGCCTGTGGCTGGAGCGTTCGTTAAGCGTCAACACCGCCGCCGCTGGTGGTAATGCCAGCCTGATGACCATTGGGTAA
- a CDS encoding FGGY-family carbohydrate kinase, translated as MASYFIGVDVGTGSARAGVFDLTGRMVSQASRAIEIYRPQADFVEQSSDNIWQAVCNAVRDAVNQADINPIQVKGLGFDATCSLVVLDKEGNPLTISPSGRSEQNIIVWMDHRAISQANRINATHHRVLDYVGGIISPEMQTPKLLWLKQHMPNTWANAGYYFDLPDFLTWRATGDDTRSLCSTVCKWTYMGHEDKWDNSYFHEIGLEDLLEHDAEKIGRYVKTMGEPLGRGLTQRAATEMGLMPGTAVSVSIIDAHAGTLGTLGASGVSGEVADFDRRIALIGGTSTGHMAISAQARFIGGVWGPYYSAVLPGYWLNEGGQSATGALIDHIIQSHPCYETLLSQAKTQGQTIYEVLNALLRKMAGEPENIAFLTRDIHILPYFHGNRSPRANPTLTGVISGLKLSRTPEDMALQYLATIQAIALGTRHIIETMNQSGYSIDTVMASGGGTKNPIFVQEHANATGCAMLLPEESEAMLLGGAMMGTVAAGVFDSFPEAMAAMSRIGKTVTPQTNRIKQYYDRKYTVFHEMYQDHMKYRALMQEPT; from the coding sequence ATGGCGAGCTACTTTATTGGTGTGGATGTAGGAACCGGCAGCGCCCGCGCAGGCGTCTTTGATTTGACCGGCAGGATGGTCAGCCAGGCGAGCCGGGCCATTGAGATCTATCGTCCGCAGGCCGACTTTGTTGAGCAATCCTCGGACAATATCTGGCAGGCGGTGTGCAACGCCGTGCGTGACGCGGTGAATCAGGCGGATATCAACCCGATCCAGGTTAAAGGGCTGGGTTTTGACGCCACCTGTTCGCTGGTGGTGCTCGACAAAGAGGGCAACCCGCTGACGATTAGCCCGTCCGGGCGCAGCGAGCAGAACATTATCGTGTGGATGGATCATCGCGCAATCTCGCAGGCCAACCGCATCAACGCCACGCACCACCGGGTGCTGGATTACGTCGGCGGCATTATCTCGCCGGAGATGCAAACCCCCAAGCTGCTGTGGCTGAAACAGCATATGCCAAACACCTGGGCGAACGCCGGTTACTACTTTGATCTGCCTGATTTTCTGACCTGGCGGGCGACCGGCGATGATACCCGCTCACTTTGCTCAACGGTGTGTAAGTGGACGTACATGGGCCACGAAGACAAGTGGGACAACAGCTATTTCCATGAAATTGGGCTCGAAGATCTGCTGGAACATGACGCCGAAAAAATTGGCCGCTATGTGAAAACCATGGGCGAACCGCTGGGGCGCGGGCTGACGCAGCGCGCGGCAACAGAGATGGGGTTGATGCCGGGCACGGCGGTAAGCGTGTCGATTATTGATGCTCACGCGGGCACGCTCGGTACGCTCGGCGCCAGCGGCGTTTCTGGTGAAGTGGCGGATTTCGACCGGCGTATCGCGCTGATTGGCGGCACCTCCACCGGGCATATGGCGATCTCTGCGCAGGCACGCTTTATTGGCGGCGTATGGGGGCCATACTACTCGGCGGTGCTGCCGGGTTACTGGCTGAATGAGGGCGGGCAGTCGGCAACCGGCGCGCTGATCGACCATATTATTCAGTCGCATCCGTGCTACGAAACGCTGCTTAGCCAGGCGAAAACTCAGGGGCAAACCATTTACGAAGTACTGAACGCATTGTTGCGGAAAATGGCGGGCGAGCCGGAGAATATTGCGTTTCTGACCCGTGATATTCATATTCTGCCGTACTTCCACGGCAACCGTTCGCCGCGCGCTAATCCAACATTAACCGGCGTCATCAGCGGGTTAAAGTTGTCGCGCACGCCGGAAGATATGGCGCTGCAGTACCTGGCGACCATCCAGGCCATTGCGCTGGGGACGCGGCATATTATTGAGACCATGAATCAGAGTGGTTACAGCATCGATACGGTGATGGCCAGCGGTGGCGGCACCAAAAACCCGATCTTTGTGCAGGAGCATGCTAACGCGACAGGCTGTGCGATGTTGTTGCCGGAGGAGAGCGAAGCGATGCTGCTCGGCGGCGCGATGATGGGCACCGTGGCGGCCGGGGTGTTTGATAGCTTCCCGGAAGCGATGGCGGCGATGAGCCGTATCGGTAAAACCGTCACGCCGCAGACTAATCGCATTAAGCAGTATTACGATCGTAAATACACTGTGTTCCACGAGATGTATCAGGATCATATGAAGTACCGCGCGTTAATGCAGGAGCCGACATGA